The following are from one region of the Paenibacillus sp. KS-LC4 genome:
- a CDS encoding helix-turn-helix domain-containing protein, translating into MSDHKYGLQAGQYELLDNIWFKLRGVEKNNGSSGSWELRLQFIESHMLLLIASGRGWITVDGRYLELRAGTAFVCTSGQLIEAFHEASGERGLYAVRFDVFAQPQTSEWQSHNEPLPPILRFPIEGEIVVSSIIEWTALCEAMSHSLQSENRLQRMRGQIQFYELLHSLLQAGKRVTDTDSEVALERAKLYMEQHYREELTIELLAKEAGISSRHFIRLFKQAYGWSAIEYLARYRIRQAQELMKLNTEYQLKDIASYVGYQDELYFRRKFKKITGTPPAAFMKNAKKKVVAYHANMIGHLLALYITPHAAPGDHPWTEYYRRKYGAHSVLPLAQNEDMRIEQIRSTNPDYIIGLKEYTSAEAGKKLEGLALTYLMPWLEHDWRMQLKLLGQWLDKSSEAEAWLDQYERKSRAVREQVKKGWGKERLLIARISGQAIHILGSRSLGEVFYEDLKLLPASGVIPHQPEQQWTREELMRTDADRLLLIIEDDVKAERAWQELRESKEWGMVKAVRNRRIDQLPSYPWTEYTAFTQDLVLDEVLKLWRNRT; encoded by the coding sequence ATGTCTGATCATAAATATGGCTTGCAAGCGGGCCAATACGAACTGCTGGACAACATATGGTTCAAGCTTAGAGGAGTCGAAAAAAACAATGGCAGCTCTGGGAGCTGGGAGCTTCGGCTGCAATTCATTGAATCGCATATGCTGCTGCTTATAGCATCCGGCAGAGGCTGGATTACCGTAGATGGGCGGTATTTGGAGCTAAGAGCGGGCACTGCCTTTGTTTGTACGTCTGGGCAATTAATCGAGGCCTTTCATGAGGCTTCCGGTGAGCGAGGGCTCTACGCTGTACGCTTTGATGTGTTTGCTCAGCCGCAAACGTCGGAGTGGCAATCACACAATGAGCCGCTGCCACCAATTCTGCGGTTTCCCATCGAAGGAGAAATCGTGGTATCCTCCATAATTGAATGGACGGCCCTTTGCGAGGCAATGAGCCACTCTTTACAAAGCGAAAATCGTCTACAGCGTATGCGCGGACAAATTCAATTTTATGAGCTGCTGCATAGCTTGCTGCAAGCTGGCAAGCGTGTAACAGACACCGATTCCGAGGTGGCATTAGAGCGTGCCAAGCTATATATGGAGCAGCATTACCGCGAGGAGTTGACGATCGAGCTATTGGCGAAGGAGGCTGGAATCAGCTCGCGGCATTTTATCCGACTATTTAAGCAGGCCTACGGCTGGAGTGCCATTGAATATTTGGCCAGATATCGCATAAGACAAGCTCAGGAGCTGATGAAGCTTAATACGGAATACCAGCTTAAGGATATTGCCAGCTATGTCGGTTATCAGGATGAGCTGTATTTTCGGCGCAAATTCAAAAAAATAACAGGCACCCCGCCTGCTGCATTTATGAAAAACGCCAAAAAAAAGGTCGTCGCCTACCATGCTAATATGATTGGGCACCTGCTGGCGCTGTACATTACGCCTCATGCGGCTCCGGGCGATCATCCATGGACCGAATATTATCGTCGAAAATATGGCGCTCATTCTGTTCTACCCCTAGCGCAGAATGAGGATATGAGAATAGAGCAGATACGCAGCACGAACCCTGACTACATCATCGGGCTTAAAGAATACACGAGCGCGGAAGCTGGTAAGAAGCTGGAGGGACTTGCGTTAACGTATTTGATGCCTTGGCTGGAGCATGATTGGCGTATGCAGCTAAAATTGCTCGGGCAGTGGCTGGACAAATCCTCGGAAGCGGAGGCTTGGCTTGATCAATACGAGCGCAAATCTCGTGCTGTGCGAGAGCAGGTGAAGAAGGGATGGGGCAAGGAGCGTCTGCTTATCGCCCGAATATCAGGGCAGGCGATTCACATTTTGGGCAGCAGAAGCTTGGGTGAGGTCTTTTATGAGGATCTCAAGCTATTACCAGCATCTGGCGTTATTCCACATCAGCCTGAGCAGCAATGGACGCGGGAGGAGCTTATGCGAACGGATGCGGATCGACTACTGCTCATTATAGAGGATGATGTAAAGGCAGAGCGGGCTTGGCAGGAGCTAAGAGAGTCGAAGGAGTGGGGGATGGTGAAGGCGGTCAGAAACAGGCGAATCGACCAGCTTCCTTCCTACCCATGGACGGAATACACAGCCTTCACGCAGGATTTGGTTTTGGATGAGGTATTAAAGCTGTGGCGTAATCGTACATAA
- a CDS encoding ABC transporter substrate-binding protein, with translation MKHAKTGLLLVMITLMALVMAACSSNNGQGNTSAAASPATSPEAAQASSEPSAAAADNVRTVASEKGDVTIPANPNRVIGLSIVYPEFLQALGVTPIAVQNFHPEFPSYLEEAFKNTTKMGIARTPDFEKILAAAPDLIIAPTWWSDKDYDQLTKIAPTVLLPQRDDWRDELKDIAGVLGKQEEADKVIQDLVDHELAAKEKLDTLVGDETVMYMMIMPDGIVLYGENIDRGSFVHKTLGLKPVENFPQSELSVTISLEKLPEYNPDHIILQMNDDSNETIQQYYKEIQSSSLWKNMTAVKKNQVYLVGGEEWFNLGMSPLANRYAIDAVLDIFENKGQ, from the coding sequence ATGAAACATGCAAAGACAGGATTACTGCTGGTCATGATCACGCTTATGGCGCTAGTAATGGCCGCTTGCTCAAGCAACAATGGACAAGGAAATACATCCGCAGCAGCATCGCCAGCCACATCGCCAGAGGCTGCCCAAGCATCCAGCGAGCCAAGCGCCGCCGCAGCGGATAATGTTCGCACGGTAGCTAGTGAGAAAGGTGACGTTACGATTCCGGCAAACCCGAACAGAGTGATAGGGCTGTCCATTGTATATCCAGAATTTCTACAGGCGTTGGGCGTTACGCCAATAGCCGTACAAAATTTTCATCCGGAGTTCCCAAGCTATTTAGAGGAAGCGTTCAAAAATACAACTAAAATGGGCATTGCTAGAACCCCGGATTTTGAGAAAATATTAGCCGCAGCGCCTGATTTAATTATTGCGCCGACATGGTGGTCAGACAAAGATTATGACCAGCTTACGAAGATTGCGCCAACGGTATTGCTGCCGCAGCGTGATGACTGGCGCGATGAGTTGAAGGATATTGCTGGCGTATTAGGCAAGCAAGAGGAAGCGGATAAGGTTATTCAAGACTTAGTTGATCATGAGCTGGCAGCCAAGGAGAAGCTGGATACGCTCGTAGGCGACGAAACGGTTATGTATATGATGATTATGCCTGATGGCATCGTGCTTTATGGTGAAAACATTGACCGCGGCAGCTTCGTTCACAAGACGCTGGGTCTTAAACCGGTTGAGAATTTCCCTCAGAGCGAGCTTTCTGTCACGATATCGCTGGAGAAATTGCCGGAGTACAACCCGGATCATATTATTTTGCAGATGAATGATGACAGCAATGAAACGATTCAGCAATATTACAAGGAAATCCAAAGCAGCTCACTATGGAAAAACATGACGGCTGTGAAGAAAAATCAGGTGTATTTGGTAGGCGGAGAGGAATGGTTCAATCTGGGTATGTCTCCTCTGGCGAATCGTTATGCGATAGATGCCGTTCTTGATATTTTTGAAAATAAAGGTCAATAG
- a CDS encoding (2Fe-2S)-binding protein — protein sequence MTLSEKFFVTSVAAENPLLSFTLVELSEPQNAGLLLRAYAPMLGTEDMRVAAAFFCTWYAGVCGAMHSMLAAADRRAFALRMSNMSVQLSRMDNMPLFSFYIHEGWSENPIAEIPDEGLAENAQAALSIFYRDEVSPIIAALSQASANQAALLWKQIYNELYGYMEEEAMEATSEESRAAVHDRFRRWTSDMEPEVFGLRRNPFRMTPQFMEHPTAPGQLMFVKATCCLAYRLEAFRGYCGNCPIVQS from the coding sequence ATGACTCTATCGGAGAAGTTTTTTGTTACCTCGGTGGCAGCAGAAAATCCGTTATTGAGCTTTACGCTGGTGGAGCTGAGTGAGCCGCAAAATGCCGGGCTGCTGCTCCGAGCGTACGCTCCCATGCTTGGAACCGAGGATATGCGCGTAGCAGCCGCTTTCTTTTGCACCTGGTATGCAGGCGTTTGTGGAGCCATGCACAGCATGCTCGCCGCCGCAGATCGCAGAGCCTTCGCTTTGCGAATGAGTAATATGTCCGTGCAGCTCAGCCGAATGGACAACATGCCGCTGTTTTCCTTTTATATTCACGAGGGCTGGAGTGAGAACCCTATTGCCGAGATTCCCGACGAGGGGCTTGCTGAAAATGCTCAAGCTGCGCTGTCTATTTTTTACCGGGATGAAGTGAGCCCCATTATTGCTGCACTTTCGCAGGCTTCAGCCAATCAAGCTGCCCTGCTATGGAAGCAGATTTATAATGAACTCTACGGCTACATGGAGGAGGAAGCTATGGAGGCAACGAGCGAGGAGAGCCGGGCAGCAGTCCACGACCGATTCAGGCGCTGGACCTCGGACATGGAGCCGGAGGTGTTCGGACTGCGCCGTAATCCATTTCGTATGACACCCCAATTTATGGAGCACCCAACTGCTCCCGGGCAGCTGATGTTTGTGAAAGCGACCTGCTGCCTAGCCTACCGGCTCGAAGCGTTTCGCGGCTATTGCGGCAATTGTCCCATTGTTCAGAGCTAG